TGGCCCCCACCCCCGTCGGCAGGCTGGGGCGCATGACAACGCACCGCGCCCCCAAGCCTGTTGCCGGCCCGACCCAGACCGTCGAGCGGGCCGTCACCATAGGGCTGATCCTCGCCGTGCTGGCGGGGCTCGGCTGGATCGCCGGCATGATCTACACCATCGCCGAGTGGCCGCTGTAGGACCTTTGGCCGCTGTAGGACCTTTGGTCGCTGTAGGACCTTCAGTGGGTCGACGCGACGCGGAAGCGGATGCCCGCCGCGCGCAGCCGGCCGAGCAGCGCGTCGCCCATCGCCACCGCC
The genomic region above belongs to Streptomyces coeruleorubidus and contains:
- the mmpA gene encoding morphogenic membrane protein MmpA, whose product is MTTHRAPKPVAGPTQTVERAVTIGLILAVLAGLGWIAGMIYTIAEWPL